A window of Adhaeribacter arboris genomic DNA:
TTGGTACAAGTTTCTTGGTTGGAGATATAAGAAAGTCCGCATTTAGCACAAACTCTCCATTCGATTTTGTTAAGTAAAAGTTCTGGTTGCATATAAATTTGTTTACGGTTTAACACAAACTACAAAGCTATTCTTCATTTACTGCATTACTTAAATATACAGCTAATCTTATAACTTTCAAGCGTTTACCTTAATAATTTACTTAAAGGCAGTTTATCAATAGGTTAAGCATAAAACCCTGAATCTATTTGCTTCTTTAACACTTTAATCAATTATAAATTAGAATACTCCAAAAAAATATTAAATAGTAAATATTATGGCAGCAAAATTGCGGATATACGATGAGCAAAATAATAGCATTCTTATTGGAGTTAGATATAACTATTATGAAAAAGGAACGTAATATACCTTTATTATAATATATAAAAGTTGTACTATAAATAAAATTATTTTGATTGTTTTGATTTACCTTATCTTTTTTTAACTTTATATTTATGAGAAAAGTAGTTTTAAGTTTAATAATAGCGGCATTCTTTAGCACTTTTACGCAGGCGCAAAATATTCCTTCTTCTGCCGAAAAAAGAATTACCTTATTAACCCGGGTAATGGCCACTGAACTGCAGTTGAACGAAGCAGAATATATAAAATTAAGAGCCCTTAATCGGGAAAGAATTTTGAAATCGGATGAAATTGCGGCCATGTACAGCGATAACCCCGCTATTTTAGCTTCAAAATTAAAAGAAGTAGAAACTGACTTTGATAAGAAATTTACGGCGCTACTTAACCCAGTGCAATTAGCTGCTTACAAAACTTACCAAGAAACTACTGATTCAAAACTTACCGCTTTACAAGAAGATAAAACAGAAACGAAAAAGCCGAACAGCTCTGCTGCCAGTAAAAAATAAAAATTATTAAAAAAAACCTCCCTACTAAAAAGGCCACTCCTGTGAGAGTGGCCTTTTTAGTATAGGATAATTTGCCTCTAATTACCAGATTTTAATTTGCTCACCGGCAGGTTTTACCATTTTGTCGCCGGGTTGGCAGCCAAAGGCTTCGTAAAACTGAGGCATGTTCATGAGAGGTCCATTCGTGCGGAAGCGGCCCGGCGAGTGCGGATCAGTTTGCACCTGCTGATTAAAGAACTGCTCGGTACCGTTTACCCGCCAGATTTGCGCCCAGGCTAAAAAGAACCGCTGTTCGGGCGTAAAACCGGCAATTTTTTCTTTACTCTTACCCGCTAAGGCTTTCTGCAAAGCTGTGTAGGCAATATTTAAGCCACCAATATCCGCCAGATTTTCGCCTAAGGTAAGATTACCATTTACTTTTACGGATGGTAAAACTTCGTAAGCGCCGTATTGATTCACCACCATGTTAGCGCGTTTGGTAAATTGCTCGGCATCCGCTTTCGTCCACCAATCTTTTAAATTACCTTCGGCATCGTACTGGCGGCCTTGGTCGTCGAAGCCGTGGGTAATTTCGTGGCCTATAACCGCACCCATACCGCCGTAATTTACCGCGTCATCGGCCTTAGGGTCGAAGAAAGGCGGCTGCATAATACCGGCGGGAAATACAATCTCGTTCATGGGAGGATTATAATAGGCGTTTACGGTGGGCGGTGTCATTATCCACTCTGCCCGGTCGATGGGTTTACCGAGTTTATTTACGTTGTAATTAAAATCAAACTCGTTGGCCCGCAGCACATTGGTAACGTAAGATTCCCGGCCTATGGTTAAAGCTGAATAATCTTTCCATTTATCGGGGTAGCCAATTTTTACCGCAAAAGCATCCAGTTTAATTAGCGCCTGCTTTTTGGTAGTTTCGCTCATCCAATCCAGGTTTTGTACGTGCTCCTGAAATGCATCGCGCAAGTTCTTTACCATTTCCAAGGCGCGGGCTTTGGCTTCGGGGGTAAAAGTTTTTTCTACGTACAATTGCCCCATGGCTTCGCCAATAGCAGCATCCGTAGTACGTAACACTCGCTTCCAGCGCGGCTGTAAAGCTTTGGTGCCGCTCAGCACTTTGCCGTAGAAGTTAAAATTTTCCTGCACGTAGGCCTGGTTCAGGTAAGGAGCCGTAGAATGAATCAAATGCCAGCGTAAATACGCCTTCCAATCAGTAACCGACCCGGATTTTACCAAAGTATTTAACTCTTTAAAAAAAGCCGGCTGTCCTAAAATTACTTCATTTACGCCTTTTGCGTCTAATTGCGTTAAAAGCAAATTCCAGTCGATAGCCGGCGTTTGTTTTTGCAATTGATCAATAGTCATTTTATTATAGTTCGCCTGCGGGTCGCGCAACTCTACGCGGGTGCGGGAGGCTTTAGCTAGCCGGGTTTCCAGTTCCATTACTTTTGCCGCATTCTTTTGGGCCGTAGGGGCATTCTCGCCGAGGAGCGTAAACATGTTTTGTACATGCTTCATGTACTCCGCGCGGATGTTTTTGGAACGATCGTCTTCTTTCAGGTAATAATCGCGATCGGGTAAGCCCAAACCACCTTGGTTTAAAGAAATGGCGTATTCGGTACTTTTCTTTTCATCCTGGCCAACGTAAAAACTAAACATACCGCTAATGCCCAATTTTTTTAATTGCGCCACCGTAGTGAGCAGACCTTTTACATCTTTCACGGCAGTTACCTTATCAAAATAAGGCTTTAAAGGAATAATACCCGACTGCTCAATAGCGACCGAATCCATACCGGAACCAAAGAAATCGCCTACTTTCTGGGTGTTACTTCCTTTAGACGCCGCAGAATTGGCCGCGGCTTCCGTTAAAATAGCACGCTGAACCGCATAATTCTTATCGGCCAATTCGTTAAAACTGCCCCAACGGCTCTCCGCGGCTGGCACCGGGTTATTTTTAATCCAGCCACCATTGGCGTATTGAAAAAAATCTTCGCAAGGAGATTGCGTAGTATCCAGGTTAGCTCTATCCAAACCCACTCCCCTATTCATTTTGGGATCGTTGGCAATAGTGGAATTAACCGTTGTTTCGGTAGTAACTTTTTGGGTAGGTGCGGTGCTGCTGCAACTAGCCAGGTAAAATCCGGCCAAGGTTAAGGCACCCAGCCGGGAAAACTGTAACGTCATAAGGTTTTGAAAGTAAGATTAAAAAAATAATTATACAGCAAGATAGGAAGGAAAAATTAATCTACGGAAATCCATGGGGAGTATGGAGAGTGTAAAACAAAGAAAGCTTCATGGGTGCATTTTCTTATTTACATAAATTCTCTGATGGGTAAAATATATTAGAGGGGAATACCCTATTTTATAAATCTTATAATACGTGCGAGGGATGTTGTTTCTTTTACAGCAATTCTTTAGCTGGATCCCAAAATAGCTTATCAAAATCTACCACCCGGTCGTTTTTTACCCTTATACCTTCTTGTTCCAGGCTGGCCTGCATGGCATCCGGCGATTCAAAATGCTGTTTACCAGTAAGCAAACCATTCCGGTTTACTACCCGGTAAGCCGGAATGTTGCTTGTGGCGTGCGAGGCAATAAGAGCCCATCCTACCATCCGGGCCGAGCCTTTACTGCCCAAATAACTGGCAATAGCGCCGTAAGAAGTAACCCTGCCCGCCGGAATGAGTTTTACCACTTCGTATACGTTTTGAAAAAAATTCTCGTCTTTGGATTTAGCCATGTTGCCTGAAGATTAAAATACTTTGCGAATACTGTTTGTTGTTATCCCGATTTAATATTGTTTTTACAAAGTTTAAACTTCAGAATTGAAACAGAATCAAAAGCTAATTTGCGATTATTTTAGAAAACTTCTGCGTGTTCCGTTGGTTAATGCCGTGTTAGCTGGCCGCACCAAACAGTTTTATTAAAATATGGACTTTCTTTGAATCACTAGTTGCTAAAAACAAGTAGTTAAGTTAGCGAAAGCCAGGTTACTGATTAACCTATTAAAATTTATATACCGTAATCCAAGTAGTATTTTCGCTCATTCGCGAGTAACGTTTCTAAAACACCCATGAAAATTAAGTATTTTGTTTATGCTCTATTAGTTATTGGATTTGCTTCGCTGATAGTTTACCGCATCTCGGCAAATAAAAAACAAGCAAGTGCCGGCGGTGGTCCAGGTGGGGCGGGCGGTAATGCCGGCGCTGCTCGGGGACCCGGTGGACCCGGTGGGGCAAGAGGCGGTATGATGCAGGTAGATGGTATAGTGGTACAACCGCGCGAATTTGCCAATAATCTGGCTGTTACCGGTTCCATTGAAGCTAATGAGCAGGTACAAATCCGGGGACAGGTTTCCGGTTTAATCCGGAGTATCAGTTTTAAGGAAGGCAGTAACGTAAAAGCCGGTCAGGTTTTACTAAAAATTGATGATGCGGAATTGCGGGCCCAATTGGCCCAGGCCCAAACCCGACAAAATCTGGCTTCCGAAAATGCAGAACGCGCCGCACAGTTATTTAAAAAAGAAGCAATTAGTAGAGAGGAATTTGATATTGCTACCGCCGACTATAAAACTTTACAAGCGCAAACCCAGTTAATTCAGGCGCAATTAGCTAAAACCACTATTACCGCTCCTTTCTCCGGCCGGATTGGTTTGCGTAATGTATCCGTGGGTGGTTATTTAACTCCCGAAACCATTGTGGCGAACCTTATCAGCACCGACCCGGTTAAAATAGCTTTTTCGGTACCGGAAAAATACGCCAGCCAGGTTAAACTAAATACGAAGTTGCAACTAACCGTAGCCGGCACTACAAAAAAATACACCGGCACCGTATATGCAATTGAACCGGCCATAGAAGCTACTACTCGTACCTTACAATTAAGAGCGCGTGCCGCCAATCCCAACGGCGAATTGCTGCCGGGTTCTTTCGCTAACATAGAATTTCCTTTGGCTTCTATTCCGGATGCTTTATTGGTGCCTACCCAAGCAATTGTACCCATTCAGAACGGCAAAAAAGTGTTTGTGGTTAAAAACGGGAAAGCCCAAGAAGTAAAAGTAAATGCTACTACCCGCACCGAAAAAGAAATTCTGATCACCTCCGGCCTGCAACCAGGCGATACGGTGTTAACTACCGGTATTATGACGTTAAAACAAGATGCCCCCGTTAAAGTAAGAATTACGAGAAGCTAGCCATGATAACTTAAACCCGACCAGCTTTACAACCCAGTCGGGTAAATGAAATATCTAGAATTTATTACCTAAAACTTATTACCTAGTTATATGAGTTTATCGACCACCAGTATTAAAAGACCGGTTTTTACCATTGTAATTAACCTGATTCTGATCTTATTCGGGGTAATTGGTTATACCTTTTTAGGTATCCGGGAATATCCCTCCATCGACCCG
This region includes:
- a CDS encoding efflux RND transporter periplasmic adaptor subunit → MKIKYFVYALLVIGFASLIVYRISANKKQASAGGGPGGAGGNAGAARGPGGPGGARGGMMQVDGIVVQPREFANNLAVTGSIEANEQVQIRGQVSGLIRSISFKEGSNVKAGQVLLKIDDAELRAQLAQAQTRQNLASENAERAAQLFKKEAISREEFDIATADYKTLQAQTQLIQAQLAKTTITAPFSGRIGLRNVSVGGYLTPETIVANLISTDPVKIAFSVPEKYASQVKLNTKLQLTVAGTTKKYTGTVYAIEPAIEATTRTLQLRARAANPNGELLPGSFANIEFPLASIPDALLVPTQAIVPIQNGKKVFVVKNGKAQEVKVNATTRTEKEILITSGLQPGDTVLTTGIMTLKQDAPVKVRITRS
- a CDS encoding M13 family metallopeptidase; the encoded protein is MTLQFSRLGALTLAGFYLASCSSTAPTQKVTTETTVNSTIANDPKMNRGVGLDRANLDTTQSPCEDFFQYANGGWIKNNPVPAAESRWGSFNELADKNYAVQRAILTEAAANSAASKGSNTQKVGDFFGSGMDSVAIEQSGIIPLKPYFDKVTAVKDVKGLLTTVAQLKKLGISGMFSFYVGQDEKKSTEYAISLNQGGLGLPDRDYYLKEDDRSKNIRAEYMKHVQNMFTLLGENAPTAQKNAAKVMELETRLAKASRTRVELRDPQANYNKMTIDQLQKQTPAIDWNLLLTQLDAKGVNEVILGQPAFFKELNTLVKSGSVTDWKAYLRWHLIHSTAPYLNQAYVQENFNFYGKVLSGTKALQPRWKRVLRTTDAAIGEAMGQLYVEKTFTPEAKARALEMVKNLRDAFQEHVQNLDWMSETTKKQALIKLDAFAVKIGYPDKWKDYSALTIGRESYVTNVLRANEFDFNYNVNKLGKPIDRAEWIMTPPTVNAYYNPPMNEIVFPAGIMQPPFFDPKADDAVNYGGMGAVIGHEITHGFDDQGRQYDAEGNLKDWWTKADAEQFTKRANMVVNQYGAYEVLPSVKVNGNLTLGENLADIGGLNIAYTALQKALAGKSKEKIAGFTPEQRFFLAWAQIWRVNGTEQFFNQQVQTDPHSPGRFRTNGPLMNMPQFYEAFGCQPGDKMVKPAGEQIKIW
- a CDS encoding MGMT family protein, producing the protein MAKSKDENFFQNVYEVVKLIPAGRVTSYGAIASYLGSKGSARMVGWALIASHATSNIPAYRVVNRNGLLTGKQHFESPDAMQASLEQEGIRVKNDRVVDFDKLFWDPAKELL